The following are from one region of the Natronosporangium hydrolyticum genome:
- a CDS encoding SRPBCC family protein, protein MADQQSPESGGGSIMSQLPTDELKQELRELLKAVAKRAVSSLTNRVGGGVTEKLGLDGAAADGIAGAGAQAVKKAGGAAVKKAGGKVVEGVQKAGSAVGGGGGGGGGSGGGAGKVTNIVEQIDVGVPINVAYDQWTRFTDFPSFMKKVENVEQESDTELKWRGRVLWSSRDWKSTILDQIPDERIIWRSEGAKGYVDGAVTFHELSPTLTRILLVLEYYPNGFFEKTGNLWRAQGRRVRLELKHFRRHVMTQTILHPDEVEGWRGEIHDSEVQSQSDEEESGGEESGGEENGGEENGGEENGGEENNEENGGEQAGGEQASEEAGEDRPANNKRRR, encoded by the coding sequence ATGGCGGACCAGCAGAGCCCAGAATCCGGCGGCGGCTCGATCATGAGCCAGTTGCCGACCGACGAACTCAAGCAGGAGTTGCGGGAGCTGCTCAAGGCGGTGGCTAAGCGAGCCGTGAGCTCGCTGACCAACCGGGTCGGCGGCGGCGTCACCGAGAAGCTCGGGCTCGATGGCGCCGCCGCTGACGGAATCGCCGGCGCCGGAGCTCAGGCGGTCAAGAAGGCCGGCGGTGCCGCGGTCAAGAAGGCCGGCGGCAAGGTCGTCGAAGGAGTCCAGAAAGCAGGCTCGGCAGTAGGCGGGGGCGGGGGCGGCGGCGGTGGCTCCGGCGGCGGTGCCGGCAAGGTGACCAACATCGTCGAGCAGATCGATGTCGGTGTGCCGATCAACGTCGCCTACGACCAGTGGACCCGGTTCACCGACTTTCCCAGCTTTATGAAGAAGGTCGAGAACGTCGAACAGGAATCAGACACCGAGCTGAAGTGGCGGGGTCGGGTGCTCTGGTCCAGCCGTGACTGGAAGTCGACGATCCTTGACCAGATCCCCGACGAGCGCATCATCTGGCGCTCTGAGGGAGCCAAGGGGTACGTCGACGGGGCGGTCACCTTCCATGAGTTGAGCCCCACCCTCACCCGGATCTTGCTCGTCCTCGAGTACTACCCGAACGGGTTCTTCGAGAAGACCGGCAACCTCTGGCGGGCCCAGGGGCGTCGGGTCCGGCTGGAGCTTAAGCACTTCCGCCGGCACGTGATGACCCAGACCATCCTGCACCCGGACGAGGTGGAGGGGTGGCGCGGCGAGATCCACGACAGCGAGGTGCAGTCACAGTCGGACGAGGAGGAGTCCGGCGGCGAGGAGTCCGGCGGCGAGGAGAACGGCGGCGAAGAGAACGGCGGCGAGGAGAACGGCGGCGAGGAGAACAACGAGGAGAACGGCGGCGAGCAAGCCGGCGGTGAGCAAGCCAGCGAGGAGGCCGGTGAAGACCGGCCCGCCAACAACAAGCGAAGGCGGTGA
- the gvpJ gene encoding gas vesicle protein GvpJ: MTVVARGGDYIDRPRSSGLADVIDLILDKGLVIDAFVRVSLLGLELLTIDARIVIASVDTYLRFAEAVDRVVLEPASTTGLPEIVGGGLQGGAKKKAQGVAKGAKESVKDTLGIGGGDDEDEDEGDEEQEPANNQQRKGGSR, encoded by the coding sequence ATGACGGTGGTGGCGCGAGGCGGCGACTACATCGATCGGCCGCGGTCCAGCGGCCTGGCCGACGTTATCGACCTGATCCTCGACAAGGGACTAGTAATCGATGCTTTCGTGCGGGTTTCGCTGCTCGGCCTCGAGCTGCTCACCATCGACGCTCGGATCGTTATTGCCAGTGTGGACACCTACCTGCGATTCGCCGAAGCGGTCGACCGGGTGGTGCTGGAGCCGGCCTCCACCACCGGACTGCCGGAGATCGTCGGCGGCGGGTTGCAGGGCGGCGCCAAAAAGAAGGCGCAGGGGGTGGCGAAGGGGGCCAAGGAGAGCGTCAAGGACACCCTCGGGATCGGCGGCGGCGACGACGAAGATGAGGACGAGGGCGATGAGGAGCAGGAGCCGGCGAACAACCAGCAGCGGAAGGGCGGAAGTCGATGA
- a CDS encoding GvpL/GvpF family gas vesicle protein — MTAAGSASHLYGVVWADAADGALAGLPGDAVLVPYQRLAAITRPTPAKPDRRLRPQLLGYTATLDSLARHTPVLPVRFGTTFATTDDVITEFLAPGHDAYASALTSLATRNQFTVRARYRGDAPVREVLAEQPATRALHQRVRHAPRSKGADQAARVRLGEQVAQAVGAKRSADIDTLTQWLRPYQVLGSVSPARSVEGDRIADVACLVERARAAEFEAAVAELGAHWRGRARLRLLGPMAPYDFAAGLVNGEYTLDEAGDGRAPRWPVSSGRPAAKPVGEG, encoded by the coding sequence ATGACCGCCGCCGGCTCCGCTAGCCACCTCTACGGTGTGGTCTGGGCAGATGCCGCCGACGGAGCGCTGGCCGGCCTGCCCGGGGACGCTGTCCTCGTGCCATACCAGCGGCTCGCCGCAATTACCCGCCCCACCCCGGCTAAACCGGACCGCCGGCTGCGCCCGCAACTGCTCGGGTACACCGCCACCCTGGATTCGCTCGCCCGGCACACGCCGGTCCTTCCGGTACGCTTCGGCACCACGTTCGCGACGACCGACGATGTGATCACCGAGTTTCTGGCGCCGGGGCACGACGCGTACGCCTCGGCTCTCACCTCGTTGGCCACCCGCAACCAGTTCACCGTGCGGGCGCGGTATCGCGGCGACGCGCCGGTGCGGGAGGTGCTCGCCGAGCAGCCGGCGACCCGGGCGCTGCACCAGCGGGTGCGGCACGCCCCCCGCAGCAAGGGCGCCGACCAGGCCGCCCGGGTACGGCTCGGGGAACAAGTCGCGCAAGCGGTGGGCGCGAAACGGTCGGCCGACATCGACACGCTCACCCAATGGCTGCGCCCGTACCAGGTGCTGGGCTCGGTCAGCCCCGCCAGGTCGGTCGAAGGCGACCGGATCGCGGACGTGGCGTGTCTAGTGGAACGAGCCCGGGCAGCCGAGTTCGAGGCTGCCGTCGCCGAGCTGGGGGCGCACTGGCGAGGCCGGGCCCGGCTGCGACTACTCGGACCGATGGCGCCGTACGACTTCGCGGCCGGGCTAGTCAACGGTGAGTACACACTAGACGAAGCTGGCGATGGTCGGGCACCTCGGTGGCCGGTCAGCAGCGGCAGACCGGCGGCGAAGCCGGTCGGAGAGGGGTGA
- a CDS encoding gas vesicle protein GvpG — MGLFTGLLTLPLAPVRGVVWLGEQVQRQAEHDHGTAKSVSQRLAEIEAAWEAGEISDEYRVELETEAVDDLLADDADDDEDW; from the coding sequence ATGGGCCTGTTCACCGGGTTGTTGACGCTGCCGCTGGCTCCGGTCCGAGGCGTGGTGTGGCTGGGCGAGCAGGTTCAGCGGCAGGCGGAGCACGATCACGGTACCGCGAAGTCGGTTTCTCAACGGCTGGCGGAGATCGAGGCGGCGTGGGAGGCCGGCGAGATCTCCGACGAGTACCGGGTGGAACTTGAGACCGAGGCGGTGGACGACCTGCTCGCCGACGACGCCGACGACGACGAGGACTGGTGA
- a CDS encoding gas vesicle protein, with protein MAEQTTEGVSAREAARQAVSYIDEMTGQQPEVVSGVEPDESGWLITVELLELSRIPDTCDVLGCYQVAVGSDGEPYAYRRLRRYHRGQVDEDRL; from the coding sequence ATGGCGGAGCAGACGACGGAAGGGGTCAGCGCCCGGGAAGCGGCGCGGCAAGCGGTCTCGTACATCGACGAGATGACCGGTCAGCAACCGGAGGTGGTCAGCGGAGTCGAGCCGGACGAAAGCGGCTGGCTGATTACTGTGGAGCTGTTGGAGCTGTCACGGATCCCCGATACCTGTGATGTGCTCGGGTGTTACCAAGTGGCGGTGGGGTCCGACGGCGAACCGTACGCGTACCGGCGGCTGCGCCGTTACCACCGGGGCCAGGTCGACGAGGACCGGCTATGA
- the gvpJ gene encoding gas vesicle protein translates to MTEPTPSRPPGGWLGPGHAALARPDPSNLADVLERVLDKGIVIAGDIKVDLVDVELLTIRVRLLIASVDRAREMGIDWWENDPMLSSRARALETGADDE, encoded by the coding sequence ATGACCGAACCGACGCCGAGCCGCCCTCCCGGCGGCTGGCTCGGGCCGGGGCACGCCGCGCTCGCCCGTCCGGATCCGTCGAACCTCGCCGACGTACTGGAACGGGTCCTGGACAAGGGGATCGTCATCGCCGGCGACATCAAGGTGGACCTGGTCGATGTGGAGCTGTTGACGATCCGGGTCCGGCTGCTTATCGCCTCAGTGGACCGAGCCCGCGAGATGGGCATCGACTGGTGGGAGAACGACCCGATGCTCTCCTCCCGGGCCCGGGCGCTCGAGACCGGAGCCGACGATGAGTGA
- a CDS encoding GvpL/GvpF family gas vesicle protein → MSDQASWVYAVLPGETSALPTGLTGVMAEPPRLVRDSGLAAVVGSVPAAEVTEARLAERLADADWLEQVVRAHHEVVSTCFARQPTVPFRLATVYHNDGRVAELLRDQSARLREALDTVTGRAEWGVQASPVAPDPGDEAGPGDDGAHPPAERSGTEYLLHRRARRARQQQARADAAVAAQQLDAALLPFAMAIHRSPPPTRSPDGQPEPVVLNSAYLVDDDHAKEFADTVHSAVAGLPQLRVRMTGPWPAYSFVTVAGGGE, encoded by the coding sequence ATGAGTGACCAGGCGAGCTGGGTCTACGCGGTGCTGCCCGGCGAAACGTCCGCGCTGCCCACCGGTCTGACCGGCGTGATGGCCGAACCACCGCGGCTGGTTCGGGACAGCGGGCTCGCTGCGGTGGTCGGCTCGGTCCCGGCGGCGGAGGTGACCGAGGCGCGGCTGGCCGAGCGGCTCGCCGACGCGGACTGGCTGGAACAGGTGGTCCGGGCGCACCACGAGGTGGTCAGCACCTGCTTTGCCCGGCAGCCAACGGTGCCGTTCCGGCTCGCCACCGTCTACCACAACGATGGTCGGGTGGCCGAGCTGCTGCGGGATCAGTCCGCCAGGTTGCGGGAGGCGCTCGACACCGTCACCGGCCGGGCGGAGTGGGGGGTGCAGGCCTCCCCGGTGGCGCCGGACCCCGGCGACGAGGCGGGGCCCGGCGACGACGGGGCGCACCCGCCGGCCGAGCGCTCCGGCACCGAGTATCTGCTCCACCGGCGGGCCCGGCGGGCGCGGCAGCAGCAGGCCCGAGCCGACGCGGCCGTCGCCGCGCAACAGCTTGATGCGGCGCTGCTCCCGTTCGCGATGGCGATCCACCGGTCGCCGCCCCCGACCCGGTCGCCCGACGGCCAGCCGGAGCCGGTGGTGCTGAACTCGGCCTATCTGGTCGACGACGACCATGCCAAGGAGTTCGCCGACACCGTACACAGCGCCGTAGCCGGGCTGCCGCAGCTGCGGGTCCGGATGACCGGGCCGTGGCCGGCGTACTCGTTCGTCACCGTCGCCGGGGGTGGTGAATGA
- a CDS encoding gas vesicle protein — MNHQRVERHTTETVLVTRRAEPTESGAVFAAEPVALVDLLDRVLARGVVVAGEVTLSIAGVDLVQVSLRALITSVRPDLYRGGGDG, encoded by the coding sequence ATGAACCACCAGCGGGTCGAACGGCACACCACCGAGACGGTGCTGGTGACCAGGCGCGCCGAACCGACCGAGTCGGGTGCGGTGTTCGCAGCTGAACCGGTGGCGCTGGTCGATCTGCTCGACCGGGTGCTGGCGCGCGGTGTGGTGGTGGCCGGCGAGGTCACGCTCTCGATCGCCGGCGTGGACCTGGTGCAGGTTTCGCTGCGGGCGTTGATCACCTCGGTGCGGCCGGATCTGTACCGGGGTGGTGGGGATGGGTGA
- a CDS encoding gas vesicle protein K: MGEGPELPGRVGLPGRVGLPAGMVFPERMELSEPAPERGLAQLVLTVVELLRQLMERQALRRLEYGDLRAEQVERLGATLMALEAHMVTLREHFGLDAEDLNIDLGPLGPLLPRD, from the coding sequence ATGGGTGAGGGGCCGGAGCTGCCGGGTCGGGTGGGTCTGCCGGGTCGGGTGGGTTTGCCGGCCGGGATGGTCTTCCCGGAGCGGATGGAGCTGTCGGAGCCGGCGCCCGAGCGGGGCCTGGCCCAGTTGGTGCTCACGGTGGTGGAGCTGCTGCGGCAGCTGATGGAGCGGCAGGCGCTGCGGCGACTGGAGTACGGCGATCTTAGGGCGGAGCAGGTGGAGCGGCTGGGCGCCACGTTGATGGCGTTGGAGGCGCACATGGTGACGTTGCGGGAGCACTTCGGGCTCGACGCGGAGGATCTGAACATCGATCTCGGCCCGCTGGGGCCGCTGCTCCCCCGCGACTAG
- a CDS encoding GNAT family N-acetyltransferase, with protein sequence MVREWDPATAPEAEIDAVITALNDVLAADLPEDPLWQPGAMRAYLGETMPGERRLCWLTTADEPGSPPRALGHANLLLLGDIGVLEVLVHPSARTHGVGHALVAAAARRAYDEGLASIGVEAVGGTPAIKFWESIGFRCVYVELRGVLRLAEVDHAALATMARSVPDDYRIEFHPGGLPEALLEPYASAKASRQEGDELDLRPSSYDAQRLAESLTTLNRRGMRPYLVLALHEPSGEVAALTEVVIPSQHPARADQYDTIVVPDHRGLGLERAVKARMLQELSRAEPQLTEVQTWNAPENDPMSDVNSELGFQMDREWREYEVDVLDLIRQLSS encoded by the coding sequence GTGGTACGTGAATGGGACCCGGCGACGGCGCCGGAGGCGGAGATCGATGCTGTGATCACCGCACTCAACGATGTGCTCGCCGCGGACCTCCCGGAGGATCCGCTGTGGCAGCCCGGCGCCATGCGCGCCTACCTCGGCGAAACTATGCCTGGTGAGCGGCGACTGTGCTGGCTCACAACCGCGGACGAACCCGGCTCCCCGCCCCGCGCGCTGGGCCACGCGAACCTGCTCCTACTCGGCGACATCGGGGTGCTGGAGGTGCTCGTCCACCCGTCCGCGCGTACCCATGGGGTTGGCCACGCGCTAGTCGCGGCGGCGGCGCGGCGGGCGTATGACGAAGGTCTCGCCTCGATCGGGGTGGAGGCGGTCGGCGGCACCCCCGCGATCAAGTTCTGGGAGTCGATCGGGTTCCGCTGCGTCTACGTCGAGCTGCGCGGCGTGCTTCGGCTGGCCGAGGTCGACCACGCCGCGTTGGCGACGATGGCCCGGTCGGTGCCCGACGACTACCGGATCGAGTTCCACCCGGGCGGCCTCCCCGAGGCGCTGCTCGAGCCCTACGCCTCCGCCAAGGCGTCCCGGCAGGAGGGCGACGAGCTCGATCTGCGCCCCAGCTCGTACGACGCACAGCGGCTCGCCGAGAGCCTGACCACGCTGAACCGGCGCGGCATGCGCCCGTACCTGGTGCTCGCGCTGCATGAGCCGAGCGGGGAGGTGGCCGCGCTGACCGAGGTGGTGATCCCCAGCCAGCACCCCGCCCGCGCCGACCAGTACGACACGATCGTGGTCCCGGATCACCGCGGGCTGGGCCTGGAACGTGCGGTCAAGGCCCGGATGTTGCAGGAGCTCAGCCGGGCCGAGCCGCAGCTCACTGAGGTGCAGACGTGGAACGCCCCGGAGAACGACCCGATGTCGGACGTCAACTCGGAGCTCGGCTTCCAGATGGATCGTGAGTGGCGTGAGTACGAGGTAGACGTACTGGACTTGATCCGACAATTGTCGAGTTGA
- a CDS encoding lytic murein transglycosylase: MTDPAPTPRDDLQRPLDEGYPEGFGEGFGEPALVASELTVTSEPELATTDLAATDLATTDLPATDLATTPLRPAVPAAAPGIRSHRAARATAPLALVARGHLVRSFHAARLLPGRAVRSFRAWARRPTGRFALPATLIGAMLLAGGLGGGAVVPATGTSATSGAGDPTVAPTPTPSGTRPPGPVPPIIDPELSLPGNPSDGLRDWGQQVAERTGIPMVAVLAYGYAELVVAHTTPECNLSWTTLAAIGRVESNHGHSGDSSLLPDGRAIPPIYGDPLDGEGGRMLIPDTDGGELDGDEVYDRAVGPMQFIPETWQLEAVDADGDGVADVHNIHDAALAAANYLCRGDRDLTVPADWWAAIHSYNNVSVYADAVFNAANEYGQLSRP; the protein is encoded by the coding sequence GTGACCGATCCGGCACCGACGCCCCGGGACGACCTGCAACGGCCGCTCGACGAGGGCTACCCCGAAGGCTTCGGCGAGGGCTTCGGCGAGCCGGCGCTGGTCGCCAGCGAGCTGACCGTGACCAGCGAGCCGGAGCTGGCCACCACCGACCTGGCCGCTACCGACCTCGCTACCACCGACCTGCCCGCTACCGACCTGGCGACCACCCCGCTCCGGCCAGCCGTGCCCGCCGCCGCGCCAGGCATCCGCTCCCACCGAGCCGCCCGCGCCACCGCCCCGCTGGCGTTGGTGGCGCGCGGCCACCTGGTCCGGAGCTTCCACGCGGCGCGGCTGCTGCCCGGCCGGGCGGTCCGCAGCTTCCGCGCCTGGGCCCGCCGCCCCACCGGCCGCTTCGCGCTCCCCGCCACGCTGATCGGGGCGATGCTGCTCGCCGGCGGGCTCGGCGGCGGCGCCGTCGTACCCGCCACCGGCACCTCCGCCACCAGCGGCGCGGGTGACCCGACCGTCGCACCGACGCCGACCCCGAGCGGCACCCGCCCACCCGGGCCGGTGCCGCCGATCATCGACCCGGAGCTCAGCCTCCCCGGCAACCCGTCTGACGGACTGCGCGACTGGGGCCAGCAGGTCGCCGAACGCACCGGCATCCCGATGGTGGCGGTCCTCGCCTACGGCTACGCCGAACTCGTCGTCGCCCACACCACCCCGGAGTGCAACCTGAGCTGGACTACGCTCGCCGCGATCGGTCGGGTCGAGTCCAACCACGGGCACAGCGGCGACAGCTCGCTGCTGCCGGACGGCCGGGCCATCCCCCCGATCTACGGTGACCCGCTCGACGGCGAGGGCGGCCGGATGCTCATCCCCGACACCGACGGCGGCGAACTCGACGGCGACGAGGTGTACGACCGGGCGGTCGGCCCGATGCAGTTCATTCCCGAGACCTGGCAGCTGGAGGCGGTCGACGCCGACGGCGACGGCGTCGCGGACGTGCACAACATCCACGACGCGGCGCTCGCCGCCGCGAACTACCTGTGTCGGGGTGACCGCGATCTGACCGTCCCCGCCGACTGGTGGGCGGCGATCCACTCGTACAACAACGTGTCCGTCTACGCCGACGCAGTCTTCAACGCAGCCAACGAATACGGCCAACTCAGCCGCCCCTAA
- a CDS encoding FmdB family zinc ribbon protein, producing the protein MPRYEFRCRPCGGTFEVDRPMHAAGAPAACPRGHTDTVKLLSTVSLAGRAGGAGGAPPAAAGGCCGGGCGCG; encoded by the coding sequence ATGCCCCGGTACGAATTCCGGTGTCGACCTTGTGGCGGCACGTTCGAGGTCGACCGGCCCATGCACGCGGCCGGTGCGCCGGCCGCGTGCCCACGGGGCCATACCGATACGGTCAAGCTGCTCTCCACCGTGTCGCTGGCCGGTCGGGCCGGCGGGGCGGGCGGGGCGCCCCCGGCGGCAGCTGGTGGGTGCTGCGGCGGTGGCTGCGGCTGCGGCTAA